In one Nicotiana tomentosiformis chromosome 6, ASM39032v3, whole genome shotgun sequence genomic region, the following are encoded:
- the LOC138893932 gene encoding uncharacterized protein → MAQPANSTTGSSMSVHPSRHESQFLAGRGRGRGRGSSLGGNQNRSYALTGQQDQEFSPDIVIGMLIICSHDACALIDPGSTLSCITPFVARKFGIVPEILSDPLSDPFVVSTPVGESIIARRVYRGCTMSVFVHQTLADLVELEMLDFDAIMGRDWSTKIYHDIKDVYWWNDMKKNIVEYVTQCPSCQQVKIEHQKPGGLM, encoded by the exons atggcacaaccggCGAATTcaacaacaggatcatctatgtctgtgcatccttcgAGGCACGAGTCTCAGTTtttggctggtagaggtcgaggcagaggtagaggttctagTTTAGGTGGTAACCAGAATCGTAGCTATGCATTAACGGGTCAACAGGACCAGGAATTCTCACCAGACATTGTGATAGGTATGTTGATCATTTGCTCTCATGATGCTTGTGCCTtaatagacccaggatctactttatcgtgtattaccccatttgtcgcgaggaagtttggtatagtacctgaaatactaagtgatcctttaaGTGATCCTTTTGTGGTATCTACACCAGTCGGAGAAtcaattattgctagacgggtatACAGAGGTTGTACGATGTCAGTTTTTGTTCATCAGACCttagccgacctagttgagctagagatgttggattttgatgctatcatgggcagggactg GTCGACGAAGATATATCATGACATCAAGGATGtgtattggtggaacgatatgaagaagaatattgttgagtatgtcactcagtgtcctagttgccagcaggtgaagatagagcaccagaagcccggagggctaatgtaG